Part of the Fusobacterium sp. SYSU M8D902 genome, CACAACTCTACTCAGAGGAATTAACTCTTCATTTTCTACTTCTGTTACTATTTTTTTCTCTAAGACATTTGCTGAAAATTTACATATCAGTCGAGCCTTTTCCTCTTTAATCTCCAATGTTAACCCTGTTTCACTGAGACTTACCTTCTTTTCATTTGCCTCTTCTATCTCTTCCATAAATTCTAAAATTTTACCTATATCACCTGAAACTACATATGGAATATAAATTTTATCTGTCTCTTGTACTCTTTCTACCCTTCCAATAGTATCTAATAACAAAAAATTTTTCTGGCTCATCTCACTTATATACTCTTCAAATTTAACTATGTTCAAAAAACTGCTCTCTACTACCCTATTTTTAAATAATTCAACTCTCTCCTGCTCCTTTTCCAGCTCCTCTTCCAATCTTTTATATCTTTTTTCTCCAGCTTCTCCAATAGTCTTTTCCTTTCTTATATCTAAAATAAATTTTTCTACTTGCTGATTTTTTTCACTCCATTGAACATAAGGTTTATAAAATAAAAAATTAATAGCTAAAATTACAATTGAAAAGCCTATAAATATAACTATCTTCTCCTTATGATCACGGATATTAAACTCATTAATCTTTACCATAATCTATCTCAAACTCCATTTTAAATCTATATAGTTTTTCCTCTAATTTTATAAAATCCTGATTTATATTTTTAAAATATCCACTTGCCAATACTTTGTGTTGATAGTTGTATATCTCCTCCTCTGTCTCTGCTATCCCATCAACTCCAATAATTTTTTCACCATCATATTCCAACTTTTCAAATCTTATTCCATCTGAATTTTCAAATAAAAATGTATATATTTTTGATATTTTAATTTTTTTAAAATCTCTTTCTCTACTCTCCTCTCTAAGTTTTTTTATCTCATCCTCTAGCTCTCTTATATTTTCAGTTGTTGTTAAATTTTTATTCTTTAATTCCATATAGTTTTTTTGTAATTCACCCAATCTCTCTCTTTTCCTATCTGTTAAAAGATTAATGGTAATAAAAAATATAGTTCCTATAATTATAACTATTGAAAGCATAAACATTATAACTTTAACACTACTTAAATATTTCAACTCTTTTTTATAATCTTCTGGAAGATAATCATACTCCTCTTTTAAAAATGAGTTATACTCTCTCCAATCTCTTATCTCTAAATTCTCTATATATTCCCCAAGTTCACTTTGATCTGGATAGACAAATTTGAGAGAATTATCCTCTAAATACTCATCTATATAATTTGAATTGGATAATATCTCCTCTTTTTCCAGTTCAATATCTTGAAAATCTATAAGTTTATTATTTGAAAAACTAAATACTCTTGTTCTGTCGTCACCTATCTCCAGATAACTCTTAACTTTCCCATCACAATTAAAAAACTCCATAAAAAAAAGAGGATATATTCCTAAAAGTTTTATCCTTTTCGATTTTATATTCTCTAACAATGTGTAAACTCTATCTTTTTCTAACATTATAACAATAACTCTCTCAATTTCATCATCTTCATATAGAGTTATCTCCTTGCTCAAATAGTAAAAACTATCATATCCCTCTATCTCATCTTCTAATTTTTCATCTATCTCTAATTCTCGTTCTCTTTCATCATCCACCTTAGAAATACTTATTTTTACTATTTTAAACCATTGGCTCTCCAATAAAAGAACTCCCTCTTTTATATTTTCAACCTCATCTAACTCAAAAAATTTTACTTTTTTATTTTTCTTAATATTTAACTCCAACTTCAAAATCTTTTAATACCTCCTTATAAGGAGCCAAAGGATTGTTATTTCCATACTGATAATATAGATCAACTCTAGCCTTAAAATATATCTTCTCACCAGTCTCCTCATTCCTTATAATTTTTTCCAACTCCACTCCTACAATATTTAGTTGTTTCCCTATTGCTATTAATTCTCTCCTTATCAAATCTCTAAATATAACTTTCTCATCTTTTTTATAGGTATAAAATTTCCTCTTATTATTGAGTCTCATTCCTATCAACTCATAACCTGTCTCTGATCTTCGAGTTGTAGTATCTCCATACCATACCCTTTCAACCTCTAAATTTTTACCTATGTATTGAGCTCCATTTAGACAGTTTTTAGCTTTTATTTCTGAATTTATTCTCCTTAACTCACTATAAGCTAAAGTTTCCAAGTTAAATTTTATTTCATCTATCTCTCTTTTTCTCTCCAATTGCTCAATTTTTTCACCTTTTCTCATTATGATTCTATACCCTATTAATAGATTAAACAATAATACTATTGATAAGATTGTAGTTGCAATGAATAAAAAACCCCTATTTTTTTTAGAATATATTAAAATTCCCATATCCCTTTATCTCTTCTCTCTCCTTTAAACTCTTACTCTCTATGTTATACTCTATTGCTACTCCCCTCTTCTTCCTCTTAAATCTTCCTTCAATATTTTCATAAAGGGTATCTGAATTAGATATTTTAACTACTCCATTCACTATCTCTCCCTGTGTTACTATCAAACGATTTTCTATAAATTGAAAAAGTAATATTGTATTCTCAATCCTAGCTCCATTACTTCTAGGTATCTCTAAAAAAATTACATTACCCTCGTCTGAATTTTTCGACAAAAACTCCTCTGTTATATTAAAGGAGATTATCCGATTATCTTGCACTATAGCAACACCATTTTTTACATAATTCTTACCAGAATATAACTCTTTTATTGTATTTGCCTTCTCAATACTTCTCTCCATAATATTTAACATTCTAATTACATCTCTCTCTACTAGACTTCTTTCACTTATTTTTCTATTTAGATTATTAGAAAGCTTTAATGTGGGAAAGATAAGTACAGAAAAAATTGATAATAATCCTAGAGATATTACTACCTCTAAAAATGTCATTCCACTATTCTTTGATTTCATAAACTCCTCAGTCAAAATCTATATAATTTTCAGAAGAAATACTTTTATTATTGTCAGTATACATTATTTTCAAACATAAATAATGATAACTATCCACCTGAAACTTAAAATTTATCTTTTTTATCTCTATTTTTATTTTAGAGTTATCTTCTAATGGATAGGGAAGATATACTCCTCCTGTTAATCTATCCTTACCAAATTCTTGGGATAAATACTCTCTCACTCCTATATTATTTAATAAAATACTCTGCTCTGTACTTCTCAATTGTTTTTCCAAAGCTACAAAATTTTTATACTTCTTTTCTATTTGTAAAAATCTCCTATTTAGAGAGGTATTTTCAACTGTATATCTCATAAGTGGAATAAGAGAGATTAGAAATAAAGATATTGAAACTACAACCTCCATAATTGAAAATCCATATCTTTTCATATTCTAACCACCCACAAATAAAAAAAACTTATAATGAGATATGGGGAGAATGGTAGCTCTCTATTCCTATCTCTTTTGAATGTATATAAAACTAATCCGACAACAGAAGCTAATCCAAAGGAGATCATATAATATATGTATAACTCATAAAAATCACTATACCCTAAAATATAGCCTATGCTTAGCAAGAGCTTTATATCTCCAAAGCCAAATATCTCTTTTTTCATCAAATCTGATCCGTATCCATATATTAATAGAAGTGGAAGTGTATAAACTCCCATTCCAAGCAGACTATTTTCTATTGAGAAAAAACTACTCCCTTTGTTATATAGTGCTAATCCCATTAAAATTAAATTAACTCCATTTGGAATATACATTTTCTTAATATCTATATACATAATTATAAAAAGTATGATTATTATTAATACTCTATCCATTTATTTCCTTTTGTATCATAATCTTTTCCTACCTCTGGCTTAAACCAAATATACACTCCATCACCTTTTTTCCCTGTTTCAGGACTTTTAAATGTCAACTCTATTTCACCACCATAAATTATATTTGGATCAGCTTCATCTGCATCTGTTTTCTTTACTCTACTTCCACCT contains:
- a CDS encoding type II secretion system protein, whose amino-acid sequence is MKSKNSGMTFLEVVISLGLLSIFSVLIFPTLKLSNNLNRKISERSLVERDVIRMLNIMERSIEKANTIKELYSGKNYVKNGVAIVQDNRIISFNITEEFLSKNSDEGNVIFLEIPRSNGARIENTILLFQFIENRLIVTQGEIVNGVVKISNSDTLYENIEGRFKRKKRGVAIEYNIESKSLKEREEIKGYGNFNIF
- a CDS encoding prepilin peptidase gives rise to the protein MDRVLIIIILFIIMYIDIKKMYIPNGVNLILMGLALYNKGSSFFSIENSLLGMGVYTLPLLLIYGYGSDLMKKEIFGFGDIKLLLSIGYILGYSDFYELYIYYMISFGLASVVGLVLYTFKRDRNRELPFSPYLIISFFYLWVVRI